The following proteins come from a genomic window of Lolium rigidum isolate FL_2022 chromosome 5, APGP_CSIRO_Lrig_0.1, whole genome shotgun sequence:
- the LOC124657434 gene encoding protein HAPLESS 2-B-like, which produces MAPARTVPSAALLFLLLLATIFAPAGGVEILSKSRLERCALDSGAGGSLACDRKIVLNLAVPSGSSGREASLVAQVVEVEEKDTQAMQTVRDPPVITINKSAVYALYEISYVRDVAYKPEEKFSRTRKCESDAGADIVGECERLRDQNGHIIEHTEPVCCPCGPNRRVASSCGTIFDKMFKGKANTAHCVRYPGDWYHVFSIGRSSIGYSIRVQVKKGSSVMEVIVGPENRTVVSKDNFLRVNLIGDYLPYKSIPEFEDFYLVTPRKGAGDGQPQVLGDEFSRWMLLERVRFTLDGLECNKIGVGYEAYRNQPNLCSSPYWSCLYNQLWNFWEADDNRINRNQEPQYIVQGRFDRINQHPHAGVQSFSIGLTELMNTNLLIELSADDIDYVYQRSPGKIISINVPTFQALSQVGTAQVTIKNIGKLEASYSLTFNCLSGISYVEEQFFIMKPDEVLIRSFYLRSSTDQASNYRCTTILKASDFSELDRAECQFATTATVFDNGTQIGPPNQRKGGIKGFFEAIKALWLNTWDSVIDFFTGRSCSTKCSSFFDLSCHIQYICIGWLVMAGLLLCLLPTVAVLLWLLHQNGLFDPLYDWWEDVFGPPETVHPKRGRGHQGHHAGHHHHNRHAHAHKKSRSGVPGHHHHRHGGQPDAAAEGGERHRRRPALGVQHRDGGHKHHRHGKAPQRERERDGGGVEYKEQRGHRERRGGGDRERERERHHSRAV; this is translated from the exons ATGGCTCCTGCTCGGACCGTCCCCTCCGCcgcgctcctcttcctcctgctcCTAGCCACCATCTTCGCGCCTGCTGGCGGCGTGGAGATCCTCTCCAAGTCCCGCCTGGAGCGCTGCGCCCTGGACTCGGGGGCCGGCGGCAGCCTCGCCTGCGACcgcaagatcgtcctcaacctcgCCGTACCCAGCGGCTCC AGCGGCCGCGAGGCGTCGCTGGTGGcgcaggtggtggaggtggaggagaaggacACGCAGGCGATGCAGACGGTGCGGGATCCCCCCGTCATCACCATCAACAAGTCCGCCGTCTACGCGCTCTACGAAATCTCCTACGTCAGG GATGTTGCTTACAAACCAGAGGAAAAGTTTTCCAGGACCCGTAAATGTGAGTCGGATGCTGGTGCCGATATTGTTGGAGAATGTGAAAG GTTACGGGATCAGAACGGCCACATAATTGAGCATACTGAG CCTGTTTGCTGTCCATGTGGGCCTAATCGCCGTGTTGCTTCTTCTTGTGGAACAATTT TTGACAAAATGTTCAAAGGCAAAGCTAATACGGCTCACTGTGTACGTTATCCAGGTGATTG GTATCATGTTTTTTCAATTGGAAGAAGTTCAATTGGTTACAGCATCAGAGTACAAGTAAAGAAAGGCTCTTCTGTAATG GAGGTTATTGTTGGTCCCGAGAATCGAACTGTTGTTTCTAAAGACAACTTTCTGAGAGTAAATCTAATTGGTGACTATCTTCCTTATAAAAGTATCCCAGAATTCGAAGACTTCTATCTTGTGACTCCACGAAAG GGTGCTGGTGACGGTCAACCGCAAGTTCTTGGCGATGAATTCTCCAGGTGGATGCTGTTGGAGAGAGTACGGTTTACATTAGACGgtcttgagtgcaacaagattggTGTTGGGTACGAGGCTTACAGAAACCAGCCTAACCTTTGTTCATCACCATATTGGAGCTGCTTGTACAATCAGCTTTGGAATTTTTGGGAG GCTGACGACAACCGGATAAACAGAAACCAAGAGCCCCAGTATATTGTGCAGGGAAGATTTGATAGGATCAACCAACATCCG CATGCAGGAGTTCAGTCCTTCTCTATTGGACTCACAGAACTTATGAATACCAACTTGCTGATAGAGCTGAGTGCTGATGATATAGATTATGTATACCAGAG GAGTCCAGGGAAGATAATTAGCATTAATGTCCCTACATTTCAAGCCTTAAGTCAAGTTGGTACTGCGCAGGTTACAATTAAGAACATTGGCAAACTGGAAGCTTCATATAGCTTGACG TTCAACTGCTTAAGTGGCATCAGTTATGTGGAG GAGCAATTCTTCATCATGAAACCAGATGAAGTGCTTATTCGCTCATTCTATTTGCGTTCGTCAACTGACCAAGCATCAAATTACCGATGCACGA CTATTTTGAAAGCGTCGGATTTCAGTGAACTTGACAGAGCAGAATGCCAGTTCGCTACTACAGCTACAGTTTTTGACAATGGAACGCAG ATTGGTCCACCGAACCAACGGAAGGGTGGCATCAAGGGTTTCTTTGAAGCCATCAAAGCCCTGTGGCTCAACACGTGGGACAGTGTGATCGATTTCTTCACCGGCAGATCATGCAG TACCAAGTGCTCGAGCTTCTTCGACCTGAGCTGCCACATCCAGTACATCTGCATCGGCTGGCTCGTCATGGCCGGCCTGCTGCTTTGCTTACTGCCCACAG TTGCGGTGCTCCTGTGGCTTCTCCATCAGAATGGCCTCTTCGACCCGCTGTACGACTGGTGGGAGGACGTGTTCGGGCCGCCGGAGACCGTGCACCCCAAGCGCGGGAGAGGCCACCAAGGTCACCACGCCGGCCACCATCACCACAACCGGCACGCGCACGCGCACAAGAAGTCCAGGAGCGGCGtccccggccaccaccaccaccgtcacggcGGCCAGCCTGACGCGGCGGCTGAGGGCGGCGAGCGGCACCGGCGCAGGCCAGCGCTCGGCGTGCAGCACAGGGACGGGGGTCACAAGCACCACCGGCACGGCAAGGCGCCACAGAGGGAGCGGGAGAGGGATGGTGGCGGCGTGGAATACAAGGAGCAGCGCGGGCATCGTGAGAGGCGCGGCGGGGGCGACCGCGAGCGGGAACGCGAGCGGCACCACTCCCGGGCGGTGTAG
- the LOC124654998 gene encoding plant UBX domain-containing protein 8-like, with product MAWPQQEAIDTFIGITGADEAVAVRKLEEHAGDLNQAVNSYFNDGAGTANTIDQPIGPVNLDDMELDGPLDNTFQRSLYPEALHDPFALMDPNFQQMVFDRAGSAGTASHDAQGSHPIEATVDVKDSNVQTGPSGQASIIENVTGHGSLYGPGGRETIIIDDDEDELPYGLSSQHANFPSSASQPNPPLPTAPPLVHVIDNDIEEEMIRAAIEASKREAEELANTAEQERAQHLDGINSEDMETAGATMGRQELVTGMAGASTQLTDGESSQEDTEDVEEEPLVRRRSRRIPSGDTESRQPIVPGDSPPSSSQPQNSDHQYNRTDFPSEWGGISSEEHDEAVMLEAAMFGGIPEAPTYPLSIPSHASSSHYPQVVHSPPPELTEQRLLREQQDDEYLASLQADQEKEMKTLQEAELRQLEETAARESALEKQKQEEEERLKKQLEKEELESSLATKQASLPSEPPSGAEGVITLVVRMPDGSRQGRRFLKSDKFQSLFDFLDVGRTCRPGTYKLVRTYPRRAFTPADGDQSFSELGLTSKQEALFIEQITE from the exons ATGGCGTGGCCGCAGCAGGAGGCGATCGACACCTTCATCGGCATCACCGGGGCCGACGAGGCCGTCGCCGTCCGCAAGCTCGAG GAACATGCTGGTGACCTTAACCAGGCAGTCAATTCGTACTTCAACGATGGAGCTGGCACAGC GAACACAATCGATCAACCTATTGGACCTGTTAATCTTGATGATATGGAGCTGGATGGACCACTTGATAACACATTTCAAAGATCTTTGTACCCTGAAGCTCTGCACGACCCTTTCGCATTGATGGATCCAAATTTCCAGCAAATGGTTTTTGACAGAGCTGGCTCAGCTGGTACTGCCAGTCATGATGCGCAAGGTTCACACCCTATAGAGGCAACTGTCGATGTTAAAGATAGCAACGTTCAAACAGGTCCTTCTGGTCAGGCTTCTATCATTGAGAATGTCACTGGACATGGGTCTTTGTATGGCCCAGGAGGTCGTGAGACCATCATAAttgatgatgacgaggatgagTTACCATATGGTCTATCCTCTCAGCATGCTAATTTCCCTAGCAGTGCATCGCAGCCAAACCCTCCTTTGCCAACTGCTCCTCCACTGGTTCATGTGATAGACAATGACATAGAAGAGGAAATGATTCGGGCTGCAATTGAAGCTTCAAAAAGAGAGGCTGAAGAGCTGGCAAAT acaGCAGAACAAGAACGGGCTCAACATCTAGATGGAATAAACTCCGAAGACATGGAAACTGCAGGTGCAACAATGGGAAG GCAAGAATTAGTTACAGGAATGGCTGGAGCATCGACACAACTAACAGATGGAGAGAGCTCACAAGAGGACACTGAGGATGTTGAAGAAGAGCCATTAGTTAGACGCCGTTCTAGGCGCATCCCTTCTGGAGATACAGAGTCAAGACAGCCTATCGTCCCAGGTGATAGCCCTCCCTCAAGTTCACAGCCTCAAAACAGTGATCACCAGTATAACAGAACTGATTTCCCATCAGAG TGGGGTGGCATTTCTTCTGAGGAACATGATGAAGccgttatgcttgaggctgcaaTGTTTGGTGGAATTCCTGAAGCACCAACATATCCATTATCTATTCCATCGCATGCAAGCTCGAGTCATTATCCCCAAGTAGTGCATTCTCCACCACCGGAATTAACTGAACAGCGGTTATTACGAGAGCAGCAG GATGACGAGTACCTGGCATCActccaagctgatcaagagaaggAGATGAAGACTCTACAAGAAGCTGAGCTGCGTCAGTTGGAAGAAACTGCTGCAAGAGAATCTGCTCTTGAGAAACAaaagcaagaggaggaggaaaggcTTAAAAAGCAACTCGAGAAAGAG GAGCTTgagtcaagtcttgccaccaaacaaGCATCATTGCCATCGGAGCCACCGTCAGGCGCGGAAGGTGTTATCACACTTGTAGTTCGCATGCCTGATGGTAGTCGACAGGGGCGTCGCTTTTTGAAATCTGATAAATTCCAG TCCCTTTTTGATTTCTTAGATGTTGGGCGGACTTGCAGGCCAGGAACCTACAAACTG